In a single window of the Terriglobus roseus genome:
- a CDS encoding glycoside hydrolase family 2 protein produces the protein MPASQAAKTFQKLFLQICPAVLCFAPFINAMSQMPLRTLIVGVDHRQTVSLNGQWHYLVEQPPARELYDDQGKVRDGGYAQNTRPNITSGPHNTEYDFADAPTLKVPGDWNSQDPTLFRFEGVVWYQRDFQFEPKPESRTFLHVGAANYRSFVWVNGKRICQHEGGFTPFDCEVTAAAHSGVNAVVIAVDSTRHKDDIPTVSYDWFNYGGITRDVSLVSVPEHFIDDYDIHLQHGSAFAAKDARTLSGYVHVQDAPAGTSVTLRVPEAGVTKTVSTDANGRAGFTAEASTLKLWSPTSPRLYRVSVASGADAITDDIGFRDIRVDGTKILLNGNPVFLQGANVHAEAPVRGGRVNTDEDVKNIFGMLHDLNANFARLCHYPHDERMERYADRDGIMLWSEIPLWQRISFDKSDVYDKAVEMLHEMIRRDRNKASVIFWSVSNETPNNPTRTKFLTDLANEARHTDPTRLITSALIGPRVAEDKISQDDPLMQALDVVGQNEYIGWYEGQPEEADRKVWTFSMNKPLIFSEFGAEAKFGNHGGNHDRWTEEQEANVYEHQFAMMRKIPQVRGVTPWVLMDFRSTTRNIPKLQDGYNRKGLFSEKMEKKKAFEVVRKAYKEHAIGKAE, from the coding sequence ATGCCAGCATCCCAAGCGGCCAAGACTTTTCAGAAGCTATTTCTACAGATTTGCCCTGCGGTCTTATGCTTCGCCCCGTTCATCAATGCGATGTCGCAGATGCCGCTGCGGACGTTGATCGTCGGCGTCGATCATCGTCAAACGGTCTCGTTGAACGGGCAGTGGCACTACCTGGTGGAGCAGCCTCCGGCCCGCGAGCTCTATGACGATCAAGGTAAGGTTCGGGATGGTGGGTACGCTCAAAACACTCGACCCAATATTACTTCCGGACCCCACAATACCGAGTATGACTTCGCCGATGCCCCGACACTGAAGGTGCCCGGAGACTGGAACTCACAGGACCCGACCCTATTTCGTTTCGAGGGAGTTGTTTGGTACCAGCGTGATTTTCAGTTTGAGCCAAAGCCTGAAAGCCGCACGTTTCTTCATGTGGGCGCGGCGAACTATCGGTCGTTCGTCTGGGTAAATGGCAAGCGCATCTGCCAGCACGAGGGCGGCTTCACACCTTTTGATTGTGAGGTCACCGCAGCCGCGCACAGCGGCGTGAATGCGGTTGTGATCGCCGTGGATTCAACCCGTCACAAAGATGACATACCAACCGTCTCGTATGACTGGTTCAATTATGGTGGCATCACTCGGGACGTCTCGCTGGTCAGCGTGCCGGAGCATTTCATTGATGATTACGATATCCACTTGCAACACGGCAGCGCCTTCGCCGCTAAGGATGCACGGACTTTGTCGGGCTACGTCCATGTGCAGGACGCGCCCGCCGGAACTTCTGTGACCCTGCGTGTCCCAGAGGCTGGTGTGACCAAGACGGTGTCTACTGATGCCAATGGCCGGGCTGGATTCACCGCTGAGGCTTCGACTTTAAAGCTTTGGTCGCCGACATCTCCGAGGCTCTATCGTGTGAGTGTTGCGTCCGGCGCGGATGCGATCACAGATGACATTGGGTTTCGCGACATCCGCGTCGACGGCACGAAGATCCTACTGAACGGCAACCCCGTCTTCCTCCAAGGAGCAAACGTGCATGCGGAGGCACCAGTCCGCGGCGGACGCGTGAATACCGATGAGGACGTAAAGAACATCTTCGGCATGCTTCACGACTTAAACGCCAACTTCGCTCGTCTATGCCACTATCCCCATGACGAGCGGATGGAGCGGTATGCGGATCGTGATGGAATCATGCTGTGGTCGGAGATTCCGCTTTGGCAGCGCATCTCCTTTGATAAGAGTGATGTGTATGACAAGGCCGTCGAGATGCTCCATGAGATGATTCGCCGCGACCGCAATAAGGCCTCGGTCATCTTCTGGTCCGTTTCCAATGAGACCCCGAACAATCCGACGCGCACGAAGTTCCTTACGGATCTTGCGAATGAAGCTCGCCACACCGACCCGACGCGGCTAATCACTTCCGCCCTGATTGGTCCACGTGTGGCTGAAGACAAGATCAGTCAGGACGACCCGTTGATGCAGGCTCTTGATGTCGTCGGTCAGAACGAATACATCGGCTGGTATGAAGGGCAGCCGGAAGAAGCCGATCGCAAGGTGTGGACGTTCTCCATGAATAAGCCTCTGATCTTCTCAGAATTTGGAGCCGAAGCGAAGTTTGGTAATCACGGTGGCAATCACGATCGCTGGACCGAAGAGCAGGAAGCGAATGTGTATGAACATCAGTTCGCAATGATGCGGAAGATCCCACAGGTCCGAGGTGTGACGCCGTGGGTTCTAATGGATTTCCGCTCCACAACCCGCAATATTCCCAAGTTGCAGGATGGTTATAACCGGAAGGGACTCTTCTCCGAGAAGATGGAAAAGAAGAAGGCGTTCGAGGTCGTTCGCAAAGCGTATAAGGAACACGCCATCGGCAAGGCGGAGTAG
- a CDS encoding prevent-host-death protein, protein MRQISLREFRTRGTKALQAVPVGETILLSGQDGPTFFLVPVMGDVAAEDRELRRAIAKASLRNSWKLANASPPLTEEEIDKEVSQVRSKRKR, encoded by the coding sequence ATGCGTCAGATTTCACTTCGAGAGTTCCGAACGAGAGGAACAAAAGCACTCCAAGCCGTACCCGTTGGGGAGACGATTCTGCTCTCTGGTCAGGACGGTCCCACGTTCTTTCTGGTACCAGTGATGGGCGACGTCGCCGCCGAAGATCGTGAGTTGCGTCGCGCGATTGCCAAAGCCAGTCTTCGAAACAGCTGGAAGCTAGCGAACGCATCACCTCCCCTCACCGAGGAAGAGATCGACAAAGAAGTCAGCCAGGTGCGTTCCAAGCGTAAGCGATAA
- a CDS encoding putative toxin-antitoxin system toxin component, PIN family gives MRLAVFDTNVIVSAGIRPDGVPARLLMDWVFEGQVQTVTCPSIIKEYREVARRTKFARYGFPPLWLEFLIEESLQLPDPGISWRQGPDPADIQFLTLAHISGAWLVTGNVRDFPEDIRQDVTVINPTGFLKHLIHG, from the coding sequence ATGAGACTGGCTGTCTTCGATACCAACGTGATCGTGTCTGCAGGAATCAGGCCTGACGGTGTGCCGGCGCGGCTACTGATGGATTGGGTCTTCGAAGGCCAAGTACAAACCGTTACCTGCCCAAGCATCATCAAGGAATACCGCGAAGTTGCGAGACGCACCAAGTTCGCTAGGTATGGCTTCCCTCCTCTCTGGCTGGAGTTCCTGATTGAAGAGAGTCTGCAGCTTCCCGATCCGGGTATCAGCTGGCGGCAAGGCCCGGATCCTGCCGACATCCAATTCCTCACCCTGGCTCACATCTCCGGAGCATGGCTCGTGACAGGTAACGTGCGAGACTTTCCGGAAGATATTCGCCAGGATGTAACTGTCATCAACCCAACTGGGTTTCTGAAGCATTTGATCCACGGATGA
- a CDS encoding GH92 family glycosyl hydrolase, with product MDPMTATRRQFLKSSGALAAAAAVPTVPVEDAIAQTHADRSLTPMLPLSDYVNMLQGTNSNPQFSRGNTLPIVAEPFGMVHWTLESRSGSPWMFSPEDQRLQGFRCTHQLSPWLGDYGWSTIMPVTGEPDLRASARASSYRPSELAAHPYGIKANLLRYSIDAELTPTCRGALLRVVSRLDEPVSLIIDVPEPGAEFTWDGDKGVLMWKTSANAGGTFDGFATYYVLRVGFAGLSFEQRTVKATATGRNNAGSTVGLLHLHATKAQVAIGQSFLSFEQASFNLETEIGSSSFDAVQAKTKAMWDEHLAAVKIHGATETQMQTFYSCLFRTLLFPRTWHEVDARGKTVHRSPYTGKLTSGVMYADHGYWDVYRAWYPMMTLLYPERLGEILQSWVNAGTEGGWMPQFPCPGYRACMTGSLIDSLFADAVVKDIAGFDREAAYQLLKKHATQPGDPAKGYGRRGQEAYTKLGFVPNDQVEQSCVESLDAHYGDFCIAQIATKLGHADDAGMFAKRSRDWRLLFDRDTKFFRGKNSDGSWVPNFREYQWGSPYVEGCAWQHRWSVPHEPEAMMEAFGGKEAFVAELVKCVEQEPRFEVGVYHQEIHEMSEMAAVRFGQYAHSNQPSHHILYMFTVGGRPDLTQKWVRKVLTELYSPQDFCGDEDTGAMAAWYVLSSLGLYSLCPGKPQWLLGSPLWKSAEVRMGLKGTTVNLESIGNPATKPYRASISVDGVLHSGDFVQHADLTRARVLRFTLKA from the coding sequence ATGGATCCGATGACAGCAACGCGACGTCAGTTCTTAAAGAGTAGTGGGGCCTTGGCGGCGGCTGCCGCGGTTCCCACGGTTCCTGTCGAAGATGCGATTGCACAGACGCATGCGGACAGATCTCTGACGCCAATGCTGCCCCTGAGCGACTACGTGAATATGCTGCAAGGCACTAACTCAAACCCTCAGTTTTCGCGCGGGAACACGCTGCCGATCGTTGCTGAGCCATTCGGGATGGTGCATTGGACGCTCGAGTCGCGAAGTGGCTCACCGTGGATGTTCTCTCCCGAGGACCAACGTCTCCAGGGCTTCCGATGCACGCACCAACTGAGCCCGTGGCTCGGGGATTATGGATGGTCGACAATCATGCCGGTAACAGGCGAGCCGGACTTGCGTGCGAGCGCCCGGGCCTCGTCGTATCGTCCGAGCGAGCTAGCGGCGCATCCGTACGGCATCAAGGCCAACCTGCTTCGCTACAGTATCGATGCGGAACTGACGCCGACCTGCCGCGGTGCCTTGCTGCGCGTTGTAAGTCGACTCGATGAGCCCGTTTCACTGATCATCGACGTCCCCGAGCCTGGCGCGGAGTTCACTTGGGACGGCGACAAAGGTGTGCTCATGTGGAAAACCTCGGCAAATGCAGGGGGCACCTTCGATGGTTTTGCTACTTACTACGTCCTCCGGGTCGGATTCGCAGGTCTGTCGTTCGAGCAGAGAACAGTAAAGGCCACAGCGACCGGCCGAAATAATGCCGGCAGCACGGTGGGTCTGCTTCATCTACACGCCACAAAGGCGCAGGTGGCGATCGGGCAATCGTTCCTTTCGTTTGAACAGGCGTCATTCAACCTTGAGACAGAGATTGGATCGAGCAGCTTCGATGCAGTTCAGGCGAAGACCAAGGCCATGTGGGATGAGCACCTGGCGGCAGTGAAGATCCACGGTGCCACCGAGACCCAGATGCAGACGTTTTACTCCTGTTTGTTTCGCACGTTGCTCTTTCCGCGCACGTGGCACGAGGTCGACGCAAGAGGCAAGACGGTACATAGAAGTCCATATACAGGCAAGCTCACGTCGGGCGTCATGTATGCGGACCACGGGTATTGGGACGTATATCGCGCCTGGTATCCCATGATGACGCTGCTCTATCCGGAGCGACTGGGCGAGATTCTACAAAGCTGGGTTAATGCCGGTACGGAGGGCGGATGGATGCCGCAGTTTCCTTGCCCGGGATATCGCGCCTGCATGACAGGGTCGCTCATCGATTCGCTATTCGCCGATGCCGTGGTGAAGGACATCGCGGGCTTCGACAGGGAAGCTGCATACCAACTGCTGAAGAAGCACGCCACCCAACCCGGCGACCCAGCAAAAGGATACGGACGGCGCGGACAGGAAGCGTACACGAAGCTTGGTTTCGTTCCTAACGATCAGGTCGAGCAGTCGTGCGTCGAGTCGCTCGACGCGCACTACGGCGATTTTTGCATCGCGCAGATCGCGACGAAGCTTGGACACGCGGACGATGCTGGTATGTTCGCAAAGCGCTCTCGCGACTGGCGGCTTCTCTTTGATCGTGACACCAAATTCTTTCGTGGCAAGAACTCCGATGGATCGTGGGTCCCGAATTTTCGTGAATACCAATGGGGATCGCCATACGTTGAGGGCTGTGCGTGGCAGCACCGATGGAGCGTTCCGCACGAACCTGAGGCCATGATGGAGGCTTTCGGTGGCAAGGAGGCGTTCGTTGCGGAACTCGTTAAATGCGTGGAGCAGGAACCCAGATTTGAGGTCGGCGTCTACCACCAGGAGATCCACGAGATGAGCGAAATGGCTGCTGTCCGCTTCGGACAATATGCACACAGCAACCAGCCGTCTCACCACATCCTGTATATGTTTACGGTTGGAGGGCGTCCGGACCTGACTCAGAAGTGGGTACGCAAAGTTCTCACTGAACTCTACTCCCCGCAGGATTTCTGCGGCGATGAAGATACGGGTGCGATGGCCGCCTGGTATGTACTGAGTTCTCTGGGCTTGTACTCACTATGCCCGGGCAAACCTCAGTGGCTGCTTGGCTCCCCCCTATGGAAGTCTGCTGAAGTGCGTATGGGGCTGAAGGGGACAACTGTGAACCTCGAATCGATCGGAAACCCGGCTACGAAACCGTACCGTGCTTCCATCTCCGTTGATGGTGTCCTACACAGCGGCGATTTCGTGCAACATGCGGACCTGACAAGGGCACGGGTTCTGAGATTCACTCTAAAGGCTTAA
- a CDS encoding NmrA family NAD(P)-binding protein, whose translation MFTVMGITGKVGGAVADTLLKAGKKVRGVVRNPEKAKSWAEQGVELMTSAFDDAKGLSQAFAGSEGVFLMVPPDFAPAPDLPDQKRSIKAMLEALEMARPGRAVFLSSIGSEQASGLGLITSTHLMEEAMRTLSIPVAYLRAGSFMENWLGMVDHIRTTGEMPFFYAPLNRKFPLVATKDIGLAGAKVLQEDWTGERVLEVDGPEGGTDLYSVAAAFGEALGREVEAVPLPERAWQAALESMGTPADRTGLYIEMVKGFNSGWIHFGNPGTEAFHGPTTVEVFSRGIR comes from the coding sequence ATGTTCACAGTCATGGGAATCACGGGCAAGGTAGGCGGAGCAGTAGCGGATACCCTGCTCAAGGCAGGCAAGAAAGTGCGCGGCGTGGTTCGCAATCCGGAGAAGGCCAAGAGCTGGGCAGAGCAGGGCGTAGAGCTGATGACGTCGGCATTCGACGACGCAAAGGGGCTCTCCCAGGCATTCGCGGGGTCCGAGGGTGTGTTTTTGATGGTACCGCCAGACTTTGCCCCAGCTCCCGATCTGCCGGATCAAAAGCGCAGCATCAAAGCCATGCTTGAGGCTTTAGAAATGGCGAGGCCCGGAAGGGCTGTGTTTCTTTCCTCCATCGGTTCAGAGCAGGCGAGCGGACTGGGACTGATCACGTCCACGCACCTCATGGAGGAAGCGATGCGCACGCTTTCGATCCCCGTTGCATATCTGCGTGCGGGTAGCTTTATGGAGAATTGGTTAGGGATGGTGGACCACATTCGCACGACCGGCGAGATGCCTTTCTTCTACGCGCCACTCAACCGCAAATTTCCCTTGGTCGCCACGAAAGACATCGGCTTGGCTGGCGCGAAGGTGCTACAGGAGGACTGGACGGGCGAGCGCGTACTCGAAGTCGATGGGCCAGAAGGCGGAACGGACCTATATTCGGTGGCAGCCGCGTTCGGCGAAGCGTTGGGCCGCGAAGTGGAAGCAGTGCCGCTGCCCGAGCGGGCATGGCAAGCCGCTCTGGAGAGCATGGGTACTCCGGCAGATAGGACTGGTTTGTATATCGAGATGGTGAAGGGGTTCAACTCAGGCTGGATTCACTTCGGCAATCCTGGGACCGAGGCATTCCACGGACCAACGACCGTCGAAGTCTTCTCGCGCGGGATCAGGTAG
- a CDS encoding TetR/AcrR family transcriptional regulator, with the protein MTVFDPNRKRNARGEQRQQDLLRAAALVFGRLGYHETTTNAIASKAGVSPATLYQFFPNKDAIASALASSYAREMAEAERSIDPEEELDFTTAITELIDLCTSFNQKRPEFHTLVVDAPLAPSAREDKKKLGQAFVNFIAERLAKELPSLSHSEALHHGQVALMIFRGILDEFMISSPRARPRLQQAMRTAILRYLLPVLLEENQPIVARTSQKRGDRSL; encoded by the coding sequence GTGACGGTCTTCGATCCAAATCGAAAGCGCAACGCCAGAGGAGAACAGCGTCAGCAGGATTTGCTTCGCGCGGCAGCGCTGGTTTTTGGGCGTCTCGGCTACCACGAGACCACCACGAATGCGATCGCCTCAAAAGCAGGTGTGTCCCCCGCTACGCTCTATCAGTTTTTCCCGAATAAGGATGCAATCGCCAGCGCGCTCGCTTCCAGCTATGCCCGCGAGATGGCCGAAGCAGAACGATCGATTGATCCGGAAGAAGAGCTGGACTTCACAACGGCCATTACTGAGTTGATTGATTTGTGTACCAGCTTCAACCAGAAGCGTCCCGAGTTCCATACCCTTGTGGTCGATGCGCCGCTCGCACCTTCCGCACGCGAAGACAAGAAGAAACTAGGGCAGGCCTTCGTCAACTTCATTGCGGAGCGCCTTGCCAAAGAACTGCCGAGTCTTTCACACTCGGAGGCACTTCATCATGGGCAGGTAGCACTCATGATATTCCGCGGCATCCTCGACGAATTCATGATTTCTTCACCGCGGGCCCGTCCGCGTCTGCAGCAGGCAATGAGAACCGCGATCCTGCGCTATCTCTTGCCCGTGCTTCTCGAGGAGAACCAACCAATCGTGGCGCGGACGTCGCAGAAGCGAGGAGATCGGTCCCTATGA
- the tssD gene encoding type VI secretion system tube protein TssD, translating into MSLNAYLTVKGKKQGNFNGSVLQKGRENTIFVHSYTHDIALPLDANTGLPRGFRVHKPFIITKELDKSSPMFMQALCTNESLPQWNLQCSGPLLNAGIGGVGTEKTIYTIALTNASIVSIREYMSDNQNPTQTAINPREEISFAYQKIQWTWSEGSITASDDWTPPGV; encoded by the coding sequence ATGTCACTGAATGCCTACCTTACCGTGAAAGGCAAAAAGCAGGGAAACTTCAATGGCTCCGTTCTGCAAAAGGGCAGAGAAAACACCATCTTCGTCCACTCCTACACGCATGACATCGCCCTTCCGCTCGATGCGAACACGGGCTTGCCGCGGGGCTTCCGCGTCCACAAGCCGTTCATCATCACCAAAGAGCTCGACAAAAGTTCACCGATGTTCATGCAGGCTCTTTGCACGAATGAAAGCCTGCCCCAGTGGAACCTCCAGTGTTCGGGACCGCTCCTCAACGCCGGCATCGGCGGCGTCGGCACAGAGAAGACCATCTACACGATTGCGCTCACCAACGCCAGCATTGTTTCCATACGCGAGTACATGTCCGACAACCAGAACCCGACGCAAACTGCCATCAACCCTCGAGAAGAGATCAGCTTCGCCTATCAGAAGATTCAATGGACGTGGTCAGAGGGAAGCATCACGGCTTCTGACGACTGGACGCCGCCAGGCGTGTGA
- a CDS encoding tyrosine-type recombinase/integrase translates to MDGQLGYLPASSQSCASSVTRFLSWMSSRTNSLISISLADIDVFLSERRSGGWSHRTSINETQSLRTFFRYAESRGWSAGGLSRTVRVERAGASAATAMCPSWEQVCSLLAALDCSGKSHCRAKAILLLAARYGLRRSELVRLTLDDLDWRDEVLTVRRSKRGRIQQFPLEKEVGDAIIRYVSEVRPSSRFRQLFLTLQKPHRPAVNLGSAMRKLMNSQKVFDRDWGLHSLRHACATELLRKGTSLKAIADFLGRRGLQSVSIYAHSDYRALARVAEADLGGVL, encoded by the coding sequence ATGGATGGACAACTCGGCTATCTCCCGGCGTCTTCGCAATCGTGTGCTTCATCCGTGACAAGATTTCTGTCTTGGATGTCGTCGCGTACCAATAGTCTCATCTCTATATCGCTGGCGGACATCGATGTCTTTCTTTCCGAGCGCCGAAGCGGCGGTTGGAGTCATCGCACGAGCATCAATGAAACCCAATCTCTCCGGACTTTCTTTCGCTATGCGGAGTCGAGAGGTTGGAGCGCCGGCGGCCTTAGCAGGACCGTCCGTGTGGAAAGAGCGGGCGCCTCAGCTGCAACAGCGATGTGCCCGTCATGGGAGCAAGTGTGCAGCCTGCTGGCCGCGCTGGATTGCTCCGGGAAGTCTCACTGCCGTGCTAAAGCAATCCTCTTGCTCGCCGCTCGGTATGGTCTTCGGCGGTCTGAGCTGGTGCGACTCACTTTGGACGACCTCGATTGGCGGGACGAAGTGCTCACGGTGCGCCGCTCAAAGCGAGGCCGGATACAGCAGTTTCCTCTGGAAAAAGAAGTGGGCGATGCCATCATCCGGTACGTGAGCGAGGTGCGGCCGTCATCGCGTTTTCGGCAACTCTTCCTTACTCTCCAAAAGCCTCACCGCCCTGCAGTCAACTTGGGGAGCGCTATGCGGAAACTAATGAACTCGCAGAAAGTGTTTGATCGCGATTGGGGGCTTCATTCGCTTCGTCACGCTTGTGCCACCGAGCTCTTGCGAAAAGGCACTTCGCTCAAAGCAATCGCGGACTTCTTGGGCCGCCGCGGTCTTCAATCCGTTAGCATTTACGCGCATTCCGACTATCGGGCGCTGGCCCGAGTCGCTGAAGCAGACCTTGGGGGTGTCCTTTGA
- a CDS encoding tyrosine-type recombinase/integrase: MPPLPLTAPPKPETYRVPFIYTHTQVKALLSATARCHSPGVELSADTLRMLLILLYATGTTVDELLSVRTSDLDLRRCEINLNATACRRGRVLPISAQLRDLLSEYLRSLRSSSRDVHLLRSSVGQALNRKSLCVRFRRLRNLADVGMGPHGQTPRLQDFRSTFAVHRIKYWIASGADLNVLLPALSAYMGYARLTKAEEFLAFTPERFRSELERLAIGRARPAWKTDEALMTFLTRL, from the coding sequence ATGCCTCCGCTTCCGCTCACCGCCCCTCCGAAGCCGGAGACTTACCGCGTGCCATTCATATACACGCACACTCAGGTGAAGGCGCTCCTTTCAGCAACGGCACGATGTCACTCCCCCGGGGTAGAGTTGAGCGCCGATACCCTGCGCATGCTGCTGATACTGCTCTATGCCACTGGGACAACTGTGGACGAATTGTTGTCGGTGCGAACATCGGATCTCGATCTCAGACGATGCGAGATCAACCTAAACGCCACAGCGTGCCGGCGCGGACGTGTGTTGCCGATAAGTGCACAATTACGAGACCTGCTTTCGGAGTACTTGAGATCCCTTCGAAGCAGTTCCCGAGACGTTCATCTTTTGCGCTCCTCTGTGGGGCAGGCGCTGAATAGAAAGAGTCTTTGCGTGCGCTTCCGACGACTGCGGAACCTGGCTGATGTCGGGATGGGTCCGCATGGACAGACACCGCGACTTCAGGACTTCCGGTCTACGTTCGCTGTCCATCGCATAAAGTATTGGATCGCGTCGGGGGCCGACCTGAATGTCTTGCTGCCGGCTTTGTCGGCGTACATGGGCTACGCAAGGCTGACGAAGGCCGAAGAGTTTCTGGCATTCACACCGGAACGTTTCCGCTCCGAACTTGAGAGGTTGGCGATAGGGCGAGCCCGACCGGCGTGGAAGACGGACGAGGCGCTCATGACGTTCTTGACTCGACTATGA
- a CDS encoding PIG-L family deacetylase, producing the protein MQTTVAATSLAPAFRLMPDASERQEERGSMQVVILSPHRDDAAFSCGLLLARLLQAGHSLCIANVCTISSYAPYLAVGEGDRAQQVTKARREEDVRFADRLVTGANSASSVRRIDLDWQDLPLRWQKDDSASLAPSSLRPREVEALEEALRGLPSADIILCPKALGGHLDHRLVCRAAQRVFQASSMVFYEDLPYACGKLAKSSSELGDLDGFEEVWLGTKNVEPRLKRDLCLSYPSQIDEAAAAAMEHYGQLHGGERFLALPGTLQRLRSALAGVGVVA; encoded by the coding sequence ATGCAAACAACAGTTGCCGCCACGTCTCTGGCTCCGGCGTTTCGCCTTATGCCGGACGCATCAGAACGACAGGAAGAGAGGGGTTCCATGCAGGTCGTCATTCTCTCGCCGCATCGCGATGACGCGGCGTTCTCCTGTGGTCTCCTTCTAGCCCGTTTGCTTCAGGCAGGTCACTCGCTGTGCATCGCGAATGTGTGCACGATCAGTAGTTACGCGCCATACCTTGCGGTTGGCGAGGGGGATCGAGCACAACAGGTTACGAAGGCGCGACGCGAAGAAGATGTTCGATTCGCCGACCGTCTTGTGACGGGTGCGAACAGCGCTTCTTCTGTCAGACGGATCGACCTTGACTGGCAGGATCTCCCGCTCCGATGGCAAAAGGATGACAGCGCCTCGCTTGCACCGAGTTCGTTACGGCCGAGGGAGGTAGAGGCCTTGGAGGAAGCGCTCAGAGGCCTGCCCTCCGCAGACATTATTCTTTGTCCGAAGGCGCTCGGAGGACATTTGGATCATCGCCTCGTCTGCCGCGCAGCACAAAGGGTCTTTCAGGCTTCCTCAATGGTCTTCTATGAAGATCTTCCATACGCGTGTGGAAAGTTGGCCAAGTCGTCATCGGAATTAGGTGATCTGGATGGTTTCGAGGAGGTGTGGCTAGGCACAAAAAACGTCGAACCAAGGTTGAAGCGAGATCTCTGCCTCAGCTACCCGTCGCAGATTGACGAGGCTGCTGCTGCCGCTATGGAGCATTACGGACAACTTCACGGCGGTGAACGCTTTCTGGCTCTGCCAGGGACCCTGCAAAGGCTGCGATCCGCGCTCGCTGGTGTGGGAGTTGTTGCGTGA
- a CDS encoding MATE family efflux transporter, which translates to MPSSSTFFGEVRSCTRIGLPLALGELGWMSTYIVDALMIGRLPHSAVSIAASSLGNTIYYAIVFFAIYLLNGLETYIAQAAGRGDRTECVRMLAQSMWIVGVATPVVMLLTLGFGGLLPRLGVSHEVAEATQAYLRALVWSTAPLMVYMALRRFLQSVLRVALITTSLITAGAVNLLFDWLFLFGHWHMPVMGIAGSGWATAIVRGWMLLVLIPGVVLAFQQMNLTPRLAMLRPDGMRLRALLRIGWPSGVEFSLELGISTFMSLLAARLGTTLLAAHQVTLDLNAFVYMVPTGLSYAAMIRVGQAAGRNDLRGVQRATNATLVLALGYGALSTILFLGFAHRLASLYTNDGHVVAAAVPLFWLCSILILGDAAFVVQASALTGLGDTRTPMWVSVFCNWALGMPAAYLLAFPMGYGAIGLWMGRAVASVTSGLLLTALWHHRMRLEAGHGSAHTSSLMTPMRVR; encoded by the coding sequence GTGCCCTCATCTTCTACCTTCTTCGGTGAAGTCCGAAGCTGCACGCGCATCGGCCTGCCGCTGGCGCTGGGTGAGTTGGGATGGATGTCAACGTACATCGTCGATGCGTTGATGATCGGCAGGCTGCCGCACTCCGCAGTCTCCATCGCCGCATCTTCCCTGGGCAATACGATCTACTACGCCATCGTCTTCTTCGCCATCTACCTGCTGAATGGACTTGAGACCTACATCGCCCAGGCTGCGGGCCGCGGCGATCGCACGGAGTGCGTGCGTATGCTCGCCCAATCCATGTGGATTGTGGGTGTGGCGACACCTGTAGTCATGCTGCTGACGCTTGGCTTCGGCGGGCTCCTGCCCAGGCTCGGTGTGTCGCACGAAGTTGCCGAGGCGACGCAGGCGTATTTACGGGCTCTGGTGTGGTCCACCGCGCCGCTCATGGTGTACATGGCGCTGCGACGCTTTCTTCAGTCAGTCCTCAGGGTGGCGCTCATCACAACATCGTTGATCACAGCCGGCGCTGTGAACCTGCTGTTTGACTGGCTGTTCCTCTTCGGACACTGGCATATGCCCGTCATGGGCATTGCAGGTTCAGGTTGGGCAACGGCCATCGTGCGCGGTTGGATGTTACTGGTCCTGATCCCCGGCGTGGTCCTTGCCTTCCAGCAGATGAATCTCACGCCACGCCTTGCCATGCTTCGCCCGGATGGGATGCGGCTGCGTGCGTTGCTGCGGATCGGCTGGCCGTCTGGCGTGGAGTTTTCGCTGGAGCTCGGTATCTCCACGTTTATGTCCCTGCTGGCTGCTCGACTGGGAACGACACTGCTGGCCGCGCACCAGGTCACGCTGGACCTCAACGCCTTTGTGTATATGGTCCCCACCGGTCTGTCATATGCCGCCATGATTCGCGTGGGTCAGGCCGCCGGACGCAACGACCTTCGCGGCGTGCAGCGTGCCACGAATGCAACGCTCGTGCTGGCGCTGGGCTATGGCGCGCTCAGTACCATCCTGTTCCTTGGCTTCGCGCATCGACTGGCATCGCTGTACACCAATGATGGGCATGTGGTCGCTGCCGCTGTGCCGCTGTTCTGGTTGTGCAGCATCCTCATTCTCGGCGATGCGGCGTTCGTTGTGCAGGCCTCTGCGCTCACCGGTCTTGGCGACACACGCACGCCCATGTGGGTCAGCGTGTTCTGCAATTGGGCGTTGGGCATGCCCGCGGCCTATCTTCTAGCATTTCCCATGGGCTATGGCGCGATTGGGCTTTGGATGGGGCGTGCTGTTGCCTCGGTCACCTCTGGCTTGTTGCTGACCGCGCTCTGGCACCACCGTATGCGTCTCGAGGCGGGGCACGGCTCCGCTCACACCTCTTCCCTCATGACTCCCATGCGAGTTCGCTAA